One genomic window of Corticium candelabrum chromosome 9, ooCorCand1.1, whole genome shotgun sequence includes the following:
- the LOC134184668 gene encoding uncharacterized protein LOC134184668: MTGSAMEEQMYERVVFYLENGSYPTGLSESEKSGVRKKSKLFQLEEGILYFQDKKQSTRRQVIRDDTTKRQILQGCHVTGGHHLGRDKTLDRVTKKYYWLGIVADVKQLVQHCDICQRVKRKFDHPSEPLHPLPVPSKVWSQIGVDLVGPLQVTSSGNQYIVVAVDYFSKWPEAKAIPSKEAIHVADFLNSLFLRHGFPEVLISDQGREFCNAICNELLTKTGVKHRITSAYHPQTNGLTERFNQTLKNGICQMTNCTDEDWDSTIEAILFSYRIAVHASTKFTPFFLFNNRDPRMPLDVQLHAHHVSDSTAETTMHCLTDEEMQHDVELLVNLKHQYTAAAKRNIVKAQERQKAYYDKRHNTYSLSLDLNDQVLLKNSKHDSRKGGKLDVKWTGPYWVSERLPKGCFKLKNGNGAVLKQIFNASRLKPYYPPQSYEPCGSGTSDECKDTINEDENAAEAIEWHADDLPLLSPASACVRVDALVAFQPDAQPSRTHQNEGQGLLVMDNRTEIEARSLPSTTQPSASSREISDETDKGASSREISDETDKGTVGSRSIKCDRRKLRLEPKKRVRFQLATNEDDKECSQTANDEENSREEDGKRKRKLDYRGQTQPQTKRRRTIESKKNSFTISRRMREILMQGRELTDEHISLAHNILKKQFPHIDGLQSPLLAQTNGFIPVQHEGIQIHHVPERSHWVTSSCCGQHISVYDSKEAGFQLSTSLSHQLALIYRLAVEDDSEDDDDGNDPINLFVQKPYVQQQRGGSDCGLFAIAFAVHLAFGDNLSTLQFDQALMRRHLLKCFQQKEMMPFPQMTKTTAHRPKRLRGVMIELCRWCLMPETFAATVKCQKCDDWCHLKCARPILPTRSKKWTCGNCK, encoded by the exons ATGACAGGAAGCGCCATGGAAGAGCAAATGTACGAGCGGGTCGTTTTCTACCTTGAAAACGGTTCATATCCAACAG GTCTCTCGGAAAGCGAGAAGAGTGGTGTCCGTAAGAAATCCAAACTGTTCCAGCTAGAGGAAGGGATTCTCTACTTCCAAGACAAGAAACAATCGACACGCAGACAAGTTATCAGAGACGATACGACAAAAAGACAG ATTCTCCAAGGATGTCATGTCACTGGAGGTCATCATCTTGGCAGGGACAAAACGCTAGATCGAGTGACAAAGAAGTACTACTGGCTAGGAATAGTAGCTGATGTGAAACAACTA GTTCAACATTGTGATATATGTCAGAGAGTGAAAAGAAAGTTTGATCATCCATCAGAACCGTTACATCCATTACCTGTACCATCTAAGGTCTGGTCGCAAATTGGCGTTGACTTGGTTGGACCATTGCAAGTCACTAGTAGTGGCAATCAGTATATTGTTGTGGCTGTCGATTACTTCAGCAAATGGCCTGAAGCCAAAGCAATTCCATCGAAAGAAGCAATTCACGTTGCTGACTTCCTTAACTCACTCTTTCTACGACATGGATTTCCAGAGGTGTTGATATCCGATCAAGGTCGCGAGTTTTGCAATGCTATCTGCAATGAACTTTTGACAAAGACAGGAGTCAAACACAGAATTACGTCTGCCTACCACCCTCAAACAAACGGACTGACTGAGCGTTTCAATCAGACACTGAAAAATGGAATCTGCCAGATGACAAACTGCACAGATGAAGACTGGGATTCAACAATTGAGGCTATTCTATTTTCCTATCGCATTGCTGTTCATGCTTCGACCAAATTCACACCATTCTTTCTTTTTAATAATCGAGATCCTCGTATGCCTCTAGATGTGCAACTGCATGCACACCACGTCTCAGATTCAACTGCGGAAACCACGATGCATTGCCTGACTGATGAAGAGATGCAACATGATGTAGAACTGCTAGTCAATCTGAAACACCAGtatacagcagctgcaaaacGAAATATTGTCAAAGCCCAGGAACGCCAGAAAGCTTACTATGACAAGCGCCATAATACATATTCTTTATCTCTCGATCTCAATGACCAAGTTCTTTTAAAAAATAGTAAACATGACAGCCGTAAGGGTGGAAAGCTGGACGTGAAGTGGACTGGTCCATACTGGGTGTCAGAACGTCTTCCGAaaggctgtttcaagctgAAAAATGGAAATGGTGCTGTTCTGAAGCAAATCTTTAATGCAAGTCGTCTCAAACCGTATTATCCACCGCAGAGCTACGAGCCATGTGGTAGTGGCACTTCAGACGAGTGCAAAGATACC ATCAATGAAGATGAAAATGCTGCAGAAGCCATTGAATGGCACGCGGATGACTTACCTCTTCTATCCCCTGCgtctgcatgtgtacgtgtggatGCTTTAGTTGCATTCCAACCTGATGCGCAACCTTCAAGGACACATCAAAATGAAGGACAG GGGTTATTGGTGATGGATAACAGGACAGAAATAGAGGCCCGTTCATTACCATCTACAACTcaaccatcagcttcatccAGGGAAATCTCAGATGAAACTGACAAGGGAGCTTCATCCAGGGAAATCTCAGATGAAACTGACAAGGGCACTGTTGGAAGCAGAAGTATCAAATGTGACAGACGTAAATTACGGTTGGAACCTAAGAAAAGAGTACGTTTCCAGCTTGCG acaaatgaagaTGACAAAGAATGCAGTCAGACAGCGAATGACGAGGAGAATAGCAGAGAAGAAGATGGAAAACGTAAGCGCAAGCTTGATTATAGGGGCCAAACTCAACCCCAAACAAAACGAAGACGTACTATA GAATCTAAGAAGAACAGTTTCACTATTTCAAGGCGAATGAGAGAAATTCTCATGCAAGGCCGCGAGCTTACGGATGAGCATATTTCTCTTGCTCACAACATACTAAAGAAACAGTTTCCACACATTGATGGCCTACAGTCACCGTTACTTGCACAGACGAATGGTTTTATCCCAGTCCAGCATGAGGGCATCCAGATACATCACGTCCCTGAGCGAAGCCATTGGGTAACTTCTAGTTGCTGTGGCCAACATATATCAGTTTATGACAGCAAAGAGGCCGGTTTTCAACTTAGTACTTCTCTCAGTCACCAGTTAGCCTTGATTTATAGGCTGGCGGTAGAAGATGATAGCGAAGACGATGATGATGGAAATGATCCCATCAACTTGTTTGTTCAAAAGCCCTATGTCCAACAGCAGAGGGGAGGTTCGGATTGCGGACTGTTTGCCATTGCATTTGCTGTGCATCTTGCTTTTGGAGACAATTTATCGACTCTGCAATTCGACCAGGCACTGATGAGACGGCACCTTCTCAAATGCTTTCAGCAGAAAGAAATGATGCCTTTTCCGCAGATGACAAAGACCACGGCTCATCGTCCCAAGAGACTTCGCGGTGTCATGATTGAGCTTTGTCGTTGGTGCTTGATGCCCGAGACATTTGCTGCTACAGTGAAGTGCCAGAAATGCGATGATTGGTGTCATTTGAAATGTGCTAGACCGATATTGCCTACTAGGAGCAAAAAATGGACCTGTGGTAACTGCAAGTAA